From a single Lycium ferocissimum isolate CSIRO_LF1 unplaced genomic scaffold, AGI_CSIRO_Lferr_CH_V1 ctg7112, whole genome shotgun sequence genomic region:
- the LOC132045579 gene encoding uncharacterized protein LOC132045579, whose translation MYADRNVRDFEFIDGEQIHQKVSPMRGVKRFGKRGKLSPRYTGPLEILCHLGVVAYELALPTGRLGIHPVFYVSMLKRYHSDGTYIIRWDLLLLDENQSDEEEPIAILERQVKKSKSKEIASVKVQ comes from the coding sequence ATGTATGCCGATCGGAATGTTCGTGATTTCGAATTTATAGATGGTGAGCAGATTCATcagaaggtttcacccatgaggGGTGTGAAGCGATTTGGGAAGAGGGGAAAGTTGAGCCCGAGATACACTGGTCCATTAGAGATTCTCTGTCATCTTGGtgttgttgcttatgagttagccttgCCAACCGGCCGGTTAGGTATTCATCCGgtattctatgtttctatgctgaAGAGATACCATTCAGATGGGActtatatcattcgttgggatcttttattgcttgatgagaatcaGTCagatgaggaggagcctatagCTATCTTAGAAAGGCAGGTGAAAAAGTCGAAATCCAAGGAGATAGCTTCTGTTAAGGTGCAATAG